TGGGCCGCCGGCCTGAAGGTGAGTTCCCGTGCCGACCACGCGGCCGTCCCCAACGAGAATGCAGCCGACCGAGGGGTTGGGGCGTGTCTGGCCGACCGTCAGGCGGGCGAGTTCCAGCGCCCGGCGCATATAAAATTCGTCATCCATCCGCTTTGCTCCGTCATGCGAAAGATCCGTTGCCGGATGCGATCCGGAGCAGGAAGTGCGGAAAAGCGACGAGGTGCGCGCGAACGAACGCGCGGCTCGTTCCTTCTTCCATCCAGCCTGTACTGTCGGTTCCGGAGTCTCACCGGATCGGCCGCGCCGACGTGATCGACGCGGTTCGCGGACTTCAGGTCTCTGCCTGATCACCGCCGAGCGGGAATTTCACCCTGCCCCGAAGGAACACCTTTGGCAAACCGCCGGTAACCTATCAGAGATTCCCGTTCATGTCCAGCCGTCGATTCATGTCGCGATTCGAGCCGAACGACGAACCGCCGTACTGCAAAGGGTGATGAGACCCACATGCCGGTCGCAGAGACCCTCTCCGTGACTCGACGGTCGCGCAGGGGCGGGGATTGTGGTATGCTTACGAACCATGGGACGGAGACGGGACGGTTCGAGACGCAGGGCGATCACGTTGCTCGAGGTGTTGATCGCGCTGACGATCCTGTCCACCGTTCTGCTGCCCATCGGGATGTTCTTGATCGAGTATCTGAAGGGCAGCAGCGAACTCGGCGATTATCACCAGGTCATGAACATTCTCGAGGAAAAGATGGAACAGGCCCTGGCCCTGCCCTACGACGCCCTGCCGGCCGGCGTCTCGAAAAACATCCGCCTCGGAAAGGACTTCGGCGAAGACGGGAAACGCGCCGCCTTTCTCGACCTTCGTCCCGCCCAGCTCGGCGTCCAGGAGGTCAGATTCGATCTGCATGTCGAAGTGGTGCCGCTCGAGTTTTCCGCCGTTGCCGATCCCCGCACGGGGCGGATGGAGCGGACCAGTCTCGATAACTCGTACAAACGCCTCGTTCTGAAAGCGACGTGGGGGACCGCCGCCCCGCATACGCTCGATCTCGTCGCATACAAGGCCGATCTGTGAACGGTCTCAGACGTCGCGGTATCGCGCTTCCCATCGTCTTCGGCATCATTCTCTGCTTCGCCGTCTGGGTGGGTTCGCTCTCCTGGACGATGTCGAACAGCCGCGGCCGGTTCATGTACGCGTTCAAACTCAGGAAGGCGTATTTCATGGCTCGATCTGCCCTGCAGCATTTCTTCCTGAAGATGAAGGTCATGCAGCGCCGGCTGCCCGAAACGATGGCCGTGCTCGAAGGGGCATCGACGGCAGACTGGAACGCGCTTTCGAGTTCGTTCATCGAAGATATCGTCATCCCGGAGGACGCTCCGGCATCATATACGCTCTCGTATGGAATCGACAGCTTCTCCATCGGCAGCCGGGATCTCGAGAAAGGCGAAATGACGATCGAGATCGTCGCCGGCGGGAAGGCTGATGGCCTGGGGGAGAGCATCCGCCGAATCTACCGCGTGACCCGGTAATGGGCACGACATCTCAGGAGGAACACCCGTGGATTTTGCAATTGCAGAACGCCTGCGTGAAATGAAGTCACGGCTCTCCGGCATCGGTGAGCATCTTTGACCTGCCCAGACGAAAGAGGCAGATCCAGGAGCTCGAAGAGCTGACGTTACAACCCAATTTCTGGACCGATCGGAACCGCGCCCAGAGCACATCTCAAAAACTCGCCGAGTTGAAAAAGTCGTGCGAGGCGTTCGAGACGCTCGCGGCCGAGATCAAGGACACCGCCGACC
The window above is part of the Candidatus Ozemobacteraceae bacterium genome. Proteins encoded here:
- a CDS encoding prepilin-type N-terminal cleavage/methylation domain-containing protein, encoding MGRRRDGSRRRAITLLEVLIALTILSTVLLPIGMFLIEYLKGSSELGDYHQVMNILEEKMEQALALPYDALPAGVSKNIRLGKDFGEDGKRAAFLDLRPAQLGVQEVRFDLHVEVVPLEFSAVADPRTGRMERTSLDNSYKRLVLKATWGTAAPHTLDLVAYKADL